DNA from Paludisphaera mucosa:
CGAGCGCCGTCGAGACGGCTCAGGCTTGCGCGTTCTCCAGGTAGGCCGTCAGGGTCCGGACGAAGCAGCCGGTCCCCCCCGCGTCCCGCGCGGCGGCCTCGTTGTCGTTCCAGCTGGGCCCCGCGATGTCGAGGTGGACCCAGGGGATGGAGCCGGTGAACTCCTCCAGGAACTTGGCCGCGGTGATCGCGCCGCCCCACTTGCCGCCGACGTTCTTCATGTCGGCGACGGTGCTCTTGATCTGGTCCTTGAAGTCGTCGTCGAGCGGCATCGCCCACACGCGCTCGCCGGCGACCTTGCTGGCCTCGGCGACCTCGGCGGCGAACGCGTCGTCGTTGCTGAACAGGCCGGCGATCTTGGTCCCCAGGCCGACGATGCACGCCCCGGTCAGCGTGGCCAGGTCGAGGATCCGCGCGGGCCCGGCCTCGGCGGCGTAGCTCAGGGCGTCGGCGAGGATCAGCCGGCCCTCGGCGTCGGTGTTGAGCACCTCGACCGTCTTGCCGTTGCGCATGGTGAGCACGTCGCCCAGCTTCATGGCCCGGCCGCCGGTCATGTTCTCGGTCATGGCGATGTAGCCCTTGACGTTCACGGCCAGCCCCAGCCGCGCCGCCGCCAGGATCGTCGCGGCCACGACCGCCGCGCCGGTCATGTCGCTCTTCATGTCCTCCATCGACGCGCTCGGCTTCAGGCTGAGCCCGCCCGAGTCGAACGTCACGCCCTTGCCCACCAGGGCCAGGACGGGGGCGTCGCCCCCCTTGAGGTAGTCGAGCGTGACGAACGCCGGAGGCTCGTCGGAACCGGCGGCGACGCCGATCAGGCCGCCGAACCGCTCGTCGCGGATCCGCGCCGCGTTCCAGACCTGCACTTCGACGCCGTGGCCCTCGGCGGCCTTGCGGACGACCTCGGCCAGGACGACCGGGGGCTTCTCCGACGGCGGCGTGTTGGCGAGCATTCGGGCCATGTTCACCGCCTGGCCGACGATCTCGCCGCGGGCGGCGACCTTCTCCAGGGCCAGCAGGTGCTCGTCGGTCGTGCCGTCGGGGGCGACGAGGACGACCTCGAAGGCGTGGCGGTTGGGCTCGGACTTGTGCAGGCCGGGCCCCTGCATGCCGACGACGACCCCCTCGACCAGGGCCGAGACGAGCGCCGGGTCGCCGGCCTCCAGGACCGCGGCCAGGCTCACCGAGACGGTTTCGCGCGGCTTGGCCGCCAGCCGCTTCGCGAGCGCGACGCCGGCCGTGAACGCGGCCCGGGCGTCGAACCGGGCCTTCGACCCGAGCCCCGTCAGCAGCAGCGCCTTCGCCTGGAACCCGACCGGCTCGTAGAGCGCGACCGTCTCGCCGGCCGAGCCCTTGATCTCCTTCTCCTCCAGCAGCCTGGCGGCGAGGGGGTCGACCGAGGTCCCGCGGAGGTCGGACGCGAGCCCGGCGTCCCGGTCGAAGAAGCCCGCGGCGATCCAGGGCAGGTCGACGGTCGTGAGCGGCTGGCGGATGATCCTGATCGACATGATGGCGGGCTCTGTCCTTGGAAGGGAAGGGGGGGCGGGGCCGGCCCATCGAAACCGTCGCGACCGCCGGCCCGGCCCCGAGCCCCCGATGATCGCAGCGCTTCCCGGACGCGCCAAGGCGATTCCCCCTCGCGGACGCGGCCCCGCGGCGGCATCATGGAACGACGTCCGCCCCGCCGCGAGGGCCGCGACGACGGAGGATTCGCCATGACGATCGTGCCGGTCGCCGAGGCCGACCACCCCCGGCTCGTCGAGATCTGGGAGGCGTCCGTACGCGCGACGCACGACTTCCTGTCCGAGGCGGCCATCCAGGTCATGAAGCCCCTGATCCTGCACGAGTACCTGCACGCCGTCGACCTGGCGGCCTGCGAGGATTCGGGCCGGCTCGTCGGCTTCCTGGGGACGGCCGAGAACCGGATCGAGATGCTGTTCGTCACCCCCGAGGTCCGCGGCCGGGGCGTGGGCCGGAGGCTCGTCGAGCACGCGGTCGGCCGCCTGGGCTGTGACGAGGTCGACGTCAACGAGCAGAATCCGCAGGCCGTCGGCTTCTATATTCGGATGGGCTTCCGCGTCGCCGGCCGGTCGGAACGCGACGGCCAGGGGAA
Protein-coding regions in this window:
- a CDS encoding acetyltransferase, with amino-acid sequence MTIVPVAEADHPRLVEIWEASVRATHDFLSEAAIQVMKPLILHEYLHAVDLAACEDSGRLVGFLGTAENRIEMLFVTPEVRGRGVGRRLVEHAVGRLGCDEVDVNEQNPQAVGFYIRMGFRVAGRSERDGQGNPFPLLHMKLTKLEGG
- a CDS encoding leucyl aminopeptidase, which gives rise to MSIRIIRQPLTTVDLPWIAAGFFDRDAGLASDLRGTSVDPLAARLLEEKEIKGSAGETVALYEPVGFQAKALLLTGLGSKARFDARAAFTAGVALAKRLAAKPRETVSVSLAAVLEAGDPALVSALVEGVVVGMQGPGLHKSEPNRHAFEVVLVAPDGTTDEHLLALEKVAARGEIVGQAVNMARMLANTPPSEKPPVVLAEVVRKAAEGHGVEVQVWNAARIRDERFGGLIGVAAGSDEPPAFVTLDYLKGGDAPVLALVGKGVTFDSGGLSLKPSASMEDMKSDMTGAAVVAATILAAARLGLAVNVKGYIAMTENMTGGRAMKLGDVLTMRNGKTVEVLNTDAEGRLILADALSYAAEAGPARILDLATLTGACIVGLGTKIAGLFSNDDAFAAEVAEASKVAGERVWAMPLDDDFKDQIKSTVADMKNVGGKWGGAITAAKFLEEFTGSIPWVHLDIAGPSWNDNEAAARDAGGTGCFVRTLTAYLENAQA